The following coding sequences lie in one Euhalothece natronophila Z-M001 genomic window:
- a CDS encoding ArsR/SmtB family transcription factor, protein MSKLKTLSPATLSLIANHFKVLSEVSRLQILNCLREKPMNGKQLTEATGLGQANLSKHLKVLTQAGILEREQKGVSAYYRIKDPLTFDLCELVCGQLSNEFQQRAEYFNDLLSANEKS, encoded by the coding sequence ATGTCTAAATTAAAAACACTTTCACCTGCAACCCTGAGTTTAATTGCAAATCATTTTAAGGTTTTATCAGAAGTTAGTCGCCTGCAAATTCTCAATTGCTTACGAGAAAAACCCATGAATGGGAAACAACTCACAGAAGCCACTGGCTTAGGACAAGCAAATTTATCGAAACACTTAAAGGTTTTAACTCAAGCAGGTATCCTAGAACGAGAACAAAAGGGGGTAAGTGCTTATTATCGAATTAAAGACCCACTTACCTTTGACCTTTGTGAGCTTGTCTGTGGTCAACTCAGTAATGAGTTTCAACAGCGTGCGGAATACTTTAATGATCTTTTAAGTGCTAACGAAAAATCATAA